In a genomic window of Poecilia reticulata strain Guanapo linkage group LG22, Guppy_female_1.0+MT, whole genome shotgun sequence:
- the rab3gap2 gene encoding rab3 GTPase-activating protein non-catalytic subunit isoform X1 has translation MSCSLFEFCRLQELKTVRDFLFQNQSKESVEEKNQTAENELSWDTSDWESGWDNDENKEEDSASSTKAEEEPSGQSQPWLQDCVVSLSPCADLLVVAREQKAAFLSAKWRTDDSGREEMTLAVTWSGHLSTEEGERVSSVIAIPLASQKRSSTGRPDWTCIVVGFTSGYVRFYTESGVLLLAQLLHVDPVLRLKCRTYKIPRHPGVTEQHEELSILYPAALVTIDGFSLFQSLRACRNQVARAAAAGSDVVPPPPLAYKKWGLQEMDTIVDHSSVGVMTLCVFDQMKNASILGGFHASVKGSPPAMSQFVTVGTGPYAGFYYAVEGNSQPLLSHVALAVASKLTSALFNAASGWLGWNKNKNEEEAAQKQKPKVEPATPLAIRFGLPDSRRHGESICLSPCNTLAGVTDDFGRVTLLDLARGVTIRMWKGYRDAQLGWLQVQEERGDREFSPSASLPRRHALFLIIYAPRRGILEVWAMQRGPRVGAFTVGKHCRLLYAGYHLMGVNSVTSQGWQLHTQQVCLLDPTTGALRTINIPFHLALSDKKNERARDMHLLKRLSAVLKSRDMDPVSLEREARSVLLEIKHPAIKKQALESLLSNRNAAASCLTNVTSALHDALKQQDADEVEASLLQLCSSQLKLLQLYSDIQQLQSAADTEACSGNDSLEGIEEELSRVGPTLQRYAQLSCKPSVSFAQDSPDTPLSAQAFLTQLECAEDGEVKVNRRSDAEWNQLGNFMFWGCLCGKSPTHKVCDTLQLAGISPQQLLSLLMSVWLQREKEVLQKPVETVKNLHTLLIALSNMDGAVEESWDTQSVSPWWQQVRFTCIQSHNAAAALLAALVAHRAAKASITSRADSKLQSEWEAVSLELEQWVVCVRQLEDVLVLQALLLVPSPQGTAGGAVVQCSIKTLQEGGTGGIADSVSKWVFRQNMAPEQLKKILLRKETQDTGDQKEQREDREEAEKCQEEADRTAGLLLAVCQRFPDSLSPDLLFAHCCWEYVVQWNKDPEEGRYLFFAVEHLKLITSPHIQLGISTMMWSTFIVKRFSAAAFLMEKVGKAPKDRLCRRDVGIGDKAMTSFLGCCVQLLQILMEVTGLLVKNQSSLSFIPFYADSAMEEIPAPELSVEEVWSGAEGPASIAELALEQRGVHYPLVQHHWLLATLLHAAMSFSVKVKPLSLFDSKGKNAFFRDLTTIQLMPSGDMDPGLVSLRQEFLLRVLTGWVQATDDASCSSPAPVFTSLPSDGPKADWWPSLCMDLGSLLQVNPDILRRHLVCELYNQGLDLRAEEAILQVEDKEVLGSHLLVLTGQRLSYSLLHNQNQTQAAMELLARLPPTLCTWLKAMDPSELRCPLVSLSNTSRLVIHLIEMLPENHAQYSLALHLLEAVDVLSLSTED, from the exons ATGTCCTGCAGCTTGTTTGAGTTTTGTCGGCTCCAAGAGCTCAAAACAGTCCGGGACTTCttgttccagaaccagagcaaaGAGTCAGTAGAAGAGAAGAATCAAACAG CAGAAAACGAGCTTTCCTGGGATACCTCTGACTGGGAATCGGGATGGGATAACGATGAAAATAAGGAGGAAGATTCTGCTTCTTCCACAAag GCAGAGGAAGAGCCGTCGGGGCAGAGCCAGCCATGGCTTCAGGACTGCGTTGTGTCCTTGTCGCCCTGCGCCGACCTGCTGGTTGTGGCTCGAGAACAGAAAGCTGCTTTCCTCTCAG CAAAGTGGCGCACAGATGACAGTGGCAGAGAGGAGATGACCTTGGCCGTGACCTGGAGTGGACACCTCAGCACAGAAGAAGG AGAGCGTGTCAGCAGTGTCATCGCTATCCCCCTGGCCAGTCAGAAGAG GAGCTCCACAGGGAGGCCCGACTGGACCTGCATAGTTGTGGGCTTCACATCCGGTTATGTCCGCTTCTACACAGAG AGTGGGGTTCTTCTCCTGGCCCAGCTGCTACACGTGGACCCTGTTCTGAGGCTCAAATGTCGCACCTACAAGATCCCTCGCCATCCTGGAGTAACGGAGCAG CACGAGGAGCTCAGCATCCTTTATCCTGCCGCTCTGGTCACCATCGACGGCTTCAGCCTCTTTCAGTCGCTGCGGGCCTGCAGGAACCAGGTGGCGAGAG ctgcagcagcaggtagTGATGTTGTCCCCCCTCCTCCTTTGGCCTACAAGAAGTGGGGTCTGCAGGAGATGGACACCATCGTGGACCACAGCAGTGTGG GTGTGATGACGCTGTGTGTATTTGACCAAATGAAGAATGCGTCCATCCTGGGGGGGTTCCATGCATCAGTCAAGGGGAGCCCCCCTGCCATGAGCCAGTTTGTGACTGTAGGGACTGGGCCGTACGCTGGATTTTACTACGCAGTGGAG GGAAACTCTCAGCCTCTCCTGTCCCACGTGGCTCTGGCTGTGGCCAGCAAACTCACCTCAGCTCTCTTCAACGCTGCCAG TGGGTGGTTGGGGTGGAACAAGAACAAGAATGAAGAGGAAGCAGCTCAGAAACAGAAACCTAAAGTGGAGCCGGCGACCCCCTTAGCGATCAG ATTCGGTCTGCCAGATTCCCGGCGCCACGGTGAGTCCATATGTCTGTCGCCTTGCAACACGCTTGCTGGAGTCACGGATGACTTCGGTAGAGTGACGCTGCTGGACCTGGCGAGGGGCGTCACCATCCGCATGTGGAAAG GCTACAGAGACGCCCAGCTGGGGTGGCTGCAAGTTCAGGAGGAGCGTGGGGATCGGGAATTCTCGCCCTCTGCCTCCCTCCCCAGACGCCACGCCCTCTTCCTCATCATCTACGCCCCCCGTCGGGGGATCCTGGAGGTGTGGGCCATGCAGCGGGGTCCTCGAGTCGGCGCATTCACCGTAGGCAAACACTGCAG GCTGCTTTATGCCGGCTACCATCTGATGGGAGTAAACAGTGTGACCAGTCAGGGCTGGCAGCTCCACACGCAGCAGGTGTGTCTGCTGGATCCCACCACAGGAGCTCTGAGGACCATCAACATCCCCTTCCATCTGGCCCTCAG TGATAAAAAGAACGAGCGCGCCAGAGACATGCACCTGCTGAAGAGACTGAGCGCCGTGCTGAAGAGCAGAGACATGGACCCTG TTTCCTTGGAGAGAGAAGCTAGAAGTGTCTTGTTGGAAATCAAACACCCTGCCATTAAGAAGCAG GCTTTGGAGTCTCTGCTGTCGAACAGGAACGCTGCGGCCTCCTGTCTGACTAACGTTACTAGTGCCTTACATGATGCTTTGAAGCAACAAG ATGCAGATGAAGTGGAAGCATCACTGCTCCAGCTCTGCTCCTCCCAGTTGAAGCTGCTTCAGCTCTACTCGGACATCCAGCAGCTTCAGTCGGCTGCAGACACAGAGGCCTGCTCCGGAAAC GACTCCCTCGAAGGCATAGAGGAGGAGTTGTCTCGTGTCGGTCCCACCTTGCAGCGCTACGCACAGCTCAGCTGCAAACCCTCGGTGTCTTTCGCCCAGGACTCTCCCGACACGCCGCTGTCTGCTCAGGCTTTCCTCACTCAGCTGGAGTGTGCCGAGGACGGAGAGGTGAAGGTGAATCGCAGGTCGGATGCAGAGTGGAACCAGCTTG gaaattttatgttttggggCTGTTTATGTGGTAAAAGTCCCACCCATAAAGTGTGTGACACGTTACAGCTGGCTGGCATCAGCCCTCAGCAGCTGCTG TCTTTGTTGATGAGTGTGTGGCTGCAAAGGGAGAAGGAAGTGCTTCAGAAGCCAGTGGAAACGGTCAAAAACCTGCACACGCTGCTCATCGCACTTAGCAACATGGACG gTGCTGTCGAGGAGTCCTGGGATACGCAGTCTGTCTCCCCCTGGTGGCAGCAGGTCCGATTCACATGCATCCAGTCTCACAACgctgctgcagctttactgGCTGCTTTAGTCGCTCACCGCGCCGCCAAGGCGAGCATCACAAGCAGGGCTGACAGCAAG CTGCAGTCAGAGTGGGAGGCCGTGTCTTTGGAGCTGGAGCAGTGGGTGGTGTGCGTCCGTCAGCTGGAGGACGTTCTGGTCCTGCAAGCTCTTCTGTTGGTGCCTTCTCCTCAGGGGACAGCAGGGGGAGCTGTAGTTCAGTGCTCCATCAAAACGCTGCAGGAGGGAGGCACAG GTGGTATTGCAGACAGTGTTTCCAAGTGGGTGTTCAGGCAGAACATGGCGCCGGAGCAACTGAAGAAAATTCTCCTGAGGAAAGAAACTCAAGATACAGGTGACCAaaaggagcagagagaggaCAGAGAAGAGGCAGAGAAGTGCCAGGAGGAGGCAGACAGGACAGCAG GGCTGTTGCTGGCAGTTTGTCAGCGGTTTCCAGATTCTTTGTCTCCCGACTTGCTCTTCGCCCACTGCTGCTGGGAATATGTGGTGCAATGGAACAAAGACCCGGAG GAGGGCCGATATTTATTCTTTGCTGTGGAACATTTGAAGTTGATCACCAGTCCTCACATTCAACTAG GCATTTCCACAATGATGTGGAGTACCTTCATCGTCAAGcgtttctctgcagctgctttcCTCATGGAGAAG GTGGGGAAAGCACCAAAAGATCGCTTATGTCGACGG GATGTTGGGATCGGAGACAAAGCCATGACGTCGTTCCTGGGCTGCTgcgtccagctgctgcagatccTCATGGAGGTGACTGGATTACTGGTTAAGAATCAGAGCTCTTTGTCTTTTATACCTTTCTAT GCGGACTCAGCCATGGAGGAGATTCCAGCTCCGGAGCTTTCCGTGGAGGAGGTGTGGAGCGGAGCCGAGGGCCCTGCCTCCATAGCCGAGCTAGCGCTGGAGCAGAGAGGCGTTCACTACCCTCTGGTGCAGCACCACTGGCTGCTGGCGACGCTTCTGCACGCCGCCATGAGCTTCAGCGTTAAAGTCAAACCGCTCAGTCTGTTCGACAGCAAG GGTAAGAACGCTTTCTTCAGAGATCTGACCACCATCCAGCTGATGCCCAGTGGAGACATGGATCCTGGCTTGGTCTCACTACGACAGGAG TTCCTCCTGCGGGTGCTGACTGGATGGGTGCAGGCGACAGACGACGCTTCCTGCTCCTCCCCAGCGCCTGTGTTCACGTCGCTGCCCTCTGATGGGCCGAAAGCGGACTGGTGGCCCTCCCTGTGCATGGACCTGGGATCCCTGCTGCAGGTCAACCCAGACATCCTGCGCCGGCACCTCGTCTGCGAGCTTTACAACCAGGGCCTCGACCTGCGAGCTGAGGAG GCGATTCTGCAGGTGGAAGATAAGGAAGTTCTGGGCTCCCATCTCTTGGTTCTGACCGGTCAAAGGCTCAGCTACTCCCTGCttcacaaccagaaccagacgcaGGCTGCCATGGAGCTGCTGGCCCGCCTGCCTCCAACCCTCTGCACCTGGTTGAAGGCTATG GATCCCAGCGAGCTGAGATGCCCCCTGGTGTCTCTGTCCAATACTAGCCGACTGGTCATCCATCTGATTGAAATGCTGCCAGAGAACCACGCCCAGTACAGCCTGGCCCTGCACCTGCTGGAAGCCGTGGACGTCCTCTCTCTGTCCACTGAGGACTGA